Within Calditrichota bacterium, the genomic segment ATTTTCGCGCGGATTTGTATTACCGGCTGAATGTGGTCACCATCAATGTGCCGCCACTGCGAGATCGACGGGAAGACATTCCGCTGATCGCCGAGTTCTTTCGCCGCAAATTCAGCGGAGAAATTCGAAAAACGGTTCGCGGATACACCGAAGAGGCAATGCGTCTGTTAAAAAATCATCATTGGCCTGGAAATATTCGCGAGTTGAAAAATATGATCGAACGCGCCGTGCTGATTGTCGATGACGGAGAAATGATAGACTGCGACGCGCTGGCGTTTTCCGGGAAAGATTATTTTGCCGCTGGCGGTCGCGAGCGAAGAAAAAATGCCAACAGCACCATTACTTTCAACACGCTGAACTTGGAAGAATTGGAAAGAGAATCCATCTACCAGGCACTGGAAGTGAGCAAATGGATTCAAAAAGATGCGGCAAAATTGCTGGGCATTTCCCCGCGGTCTTTGAATTACAAAATTAAGTTTCACAACATTACCCATCCAAGCTGGAAAAAGAACGTGTAACGGTTTTCCTTCACTTCATGCTAAGCTCCTCCGATTTTGGAGGGGCTTTTTTTATGCCCGAATTTTTTTGATCCTCGTTTGTCTTTCAAATTCAAGAGTTGCTTTGAGTTTATGATTTGGAAAAAATTACCCCCTCTTAAAATTAATTGGCTCTCCTTGTAACATTTTTAAAATCAATTAATTATCACTGTTTTATTTCATTTCTGAAATACCTACCTGTAAGATAATCAGAAAGGTTAGCATTGGTGTTTCTTGTAACTTGTTGATAATCAATATGTTGCTTGTTGGCAAAAAGCTGGTATGCATGTTGCCTTATATAAAGTAAATAAGC encodes:
- a CDS encoding sigma-54-dependent Fis family transcriptional regulator — translated: FRADLYYRLNVVTINVPPLRDRREDIPLIAEFFRRKFSGEIRKTVRGYTEEAMRLLKNHHWPGNIRELKNMIERAVLIVDDGEMIDCDALAFSGKDYFAAGGRERRKNANSTITFNTLNLEELERESIYQALEVSKWIQKDAAKLLGISPRSLNYKIKFHNITHPSWKKNV